The Chaetodon auriga isolate fChaAug3 chromosome 22, fChaAug3.hap1, whole genome shotgun sequence genome contains a region encoding:
- the il17ra1a gene encoding interleukin 17 receptor A1a, giving the protein MTLHQSVLVLMCVSLSSTVRILTWPPLNCSQQGLRCIVNTNSCMDSKWLDVNMYTPSSPEELQVSVDTRQDETGHLQPVMIANWKIKDDGSIGFLKATELHVLVLSTNQNLCVRYSFKDKLPMRSPSGEKWSFSANMLVVDPGERYRVSIFNIPKPELGHSSYDVSTDVIVPNCQDPTMQRTQFCLERGSLWEPNISLAQVTAVSGRSALAVSFSPDKLCEEYIVIVCCSTTQCEDRAYKANHTTLNVTFSLDKWPRSCCQFDAEIKPLFPQCGQDCVRRRTTMNICSAKPTNVPDVPVSTFVILGVVFVCVVMTVLAVFMYVICRKKGKPGVVAEPVGGEKRQPLKQTPKVLVIYSHDHHLYRDIVLKLCAFLQAKCGTEVLVDLLDSTSVGMVGRVRWLEWQRHQLKNPSDKILVLCSRGVQAKWRAMCGQGRVTLREDVLSPTDDMLTPFLNLFLPDMHQAGMLGKYMVAYFDDVSSEQDVPSVFDIAVKYKLMKHFEELYFRIADIEKYQPDQVNHIEGISGDEYFKCASGRALKNAIETFQAYQLENPDWFEKECVHDEEEVMVEANMLTDQLETPAVLECVPLIRDSLPVFTREVQINDNGNSVHVLTPELNTEHELLSVAELIPLVKPECKHQYPSNLDEVLVEHVYPHSPNPECVNIVKPVLENPPPPRQNWLSLQEPQGQNPIEDEEEDSLLPMSHLSAHSHQRSSVLQNSLDLNLSNSSCASMHTEYFPLSQISHCQPVEMDEYEDLEPSGKGESSGSDQGYISKMSSQHEPPVNEDPLVALRRLQEELFQRSLRYCDISPEEN; this is encoded by the exons ATGACCCTTCATCAGTCCGTGTtggtgttaatgtgtgtgtcgCTGTCGTCTACGGTCAGGATCTTAACATGGCCTCCTCTCAACTGCTCGCAACAG GGTTTGAGGTGTATCGTCAACACAA ataGCTGTATGGACAGTAAATGGCTGGATGTGAATATGTATACACCCAGCAgtccagaggagctgcaggtgtcTGTGGACACCAGGCAAGATGAGACAGGACACCTGCAGCCTGTAATGATTGCTAACTGGAAGATAAAGGATGATG GCAGTATTGGGTTTCTGAAAGCCACTGAGCTTCATGTTCTGGTGCTGTCCACCAACCAGAATCTGTGTGTTCGATACTCTTTCAAAGACAAACTCCCAATGAGAAGTCCATCAGGGGAAAAG tggtcGTTCTCAGCTAACATGCTGGTAGTGGACCCTGGTGAGAGATATCGAGTCTCCATCTTCAACATCCCCAAACCAGAGTTGGGCCACAGCAGCTATGATGTCAGCACTGATGTCATTGTTCCCA ATTGTCAAGATCCCACAATGCAGAGGACCCAGTTTTGCTTAGAGAGAG GAAGTCTGTGGGAGCCAAACATTAGTCTGGCTCAGGTGACTGCAGTCAGTGGAAGATCTGCATTGGCTGTAAGCTTCAGTCCTGACAAACTCTGTGAGGAGTACATCGTAATTGTTTGCTGCTCCACTACTCAATGTGAAGACCGTGCATACAAG GCTAATCACACGACCCTGAATGTAACATTCAGCCTTGATAAATGGCCAAGATCCTGCTGCCAGTTTGATGCTGAG ATCAAACCTCTGTTCCCACAATGTGGCCAGGACTGTGTCCGTCGAAGGACAACTATGAATATTTGCTCTG CAAAGCCAACAAACGTCCCCGATGTCCCTGTCTCGACATTTGTCATCCTAGgagtggtgtttgtgtgtgtagtgatGACAGTTTTAGCAGTTTTCATGTATGTCATCTGCAGGAAGAAAG GCAAACCTGGTGTTGTTGCAGAACCTGTGGGAGGTGAGAAAAGACAGCCGCTTAAGCAAACTCCCAAAGTGCTTGTCATCTACTCCCACGATCACCACCTCTACAGGGACATAGTGCTAAAGCTCTGCGCCTTCCTTCAAGCAAAGTGTGGCACCGAGGTGCTGGTGGACCTGCTAGATTCCACCTCGGTTGGCATGGTGGGTCGTGTTCGATGGCTTGAGTGGCAACGACATCAGCTTAAAAATCCCTCTGACAAAATCCTGGTTCTGTGCTCACGAGGCGTCCAGGCAAAGTGGAGGGCCATGTGCGGGCAAGGTCGGGTGACACTGAGGGAAGATGTTCTCTCCCCTACTGATGACATGCTCACTCCCTTTCTCAACCTCTTCTTACCAGATATGCACCAGGCAGGAATGCTGGGCAAGTACATGGTGGCTTACTTTGATGATGTTAGTAGTGAACAAGATGTGCCCTCAGTTTTTGACATTGCAGTCAAATACAAGTTGATGAAGCATTTTGAAGAGCTGTACTTCCGCATAGCAGACATTGAGAAGTATCAGCCAGATCAGGTCAACCACATTGAGGGCATCAGTGGGGATGAATATTTCAAGTGTGCCTCAGGTAGAGCCCTGAAGAATGCCATTGAAACCTTCCAGGCGTACCAGTTGGAAAATCCTGACTGGTTtgagaaagagtgtgtgcatgATGAGGAAGAGGTCATGGTGGAGGCCAACATGCTCACTGACCAGTTGGAGACCCCTGCAGTTCTAGAGTGTGTTCCGCTAATCAGGGATAGCCTTCCTGTCTTCACTCGTGAGGTTCAAATCAATGACAATGGCAACAGTGTTCATGTCCTTACACCTGAACTGAACACAGAACATGAGCTATTGTCAGTGGCAGAACTTATACCATTAGTGAAACCTGAGTGTAAACATCAGTATCCTTCAAACCTGGATGAAGTGTTGGTAGAGCATGTATATCCTCACAGCCCCAATCCAGAATGTGTCAACATAGTTAAGCCTGTTTTGGAAAATCCACCACCACCAAGACAGAACTGGCTCTCCCTTCAAGAACCCCAGGGTCAAAATCCCattgaggatgaggaagaggattCCCTGCTACCTATGAgtcatctctctgctcattCGCACCAGAGAAGCTCAGTACTACAGAACTCCCTTGACTTAAACCTTTCAAATTCCTCATGTGCCAGCATGCACACTGAGTATTTCCCCCTATCCCAAATCAGTCACTGTCAACCTGTCGAGATGGATGAATATGAGGACCTGGAGCCCAGTGGAAAGGGTGAGAGCAGTGGATCTGATCAAGGCTACATCTCCAAAATGTCCTCCCAGCATGAACCCCCTGTCAACGAGGATCCACTGGTTGCTCTGAGAAGGCTGCAGGAGGAACTGTTTCAGAGGAGTCTCAGATATTGTGACATAAGCCCTGAAGAAAACTGA